The Oncorhynchus masou masou isolate Uvic2021 chromosome 13, UVic_Omas_1.1, whole genome shotgun sequence genomic interval accccaaggggtgcatgttttgttcttttccctagcactacacagctgaatcaaataatcaactaatcatcaaactTTGATTATTTAATCAGCTATGTAGTGCTATGGCAAACAAATGCTTGTGCAGGACAGAGTTTGGTCAACACTGCCTGATATGGACCTAATGGGGACATTGCCTAATGTCTTTTGGACATCCACCGGTTTGCTGGGTTAATACATAAATAGAGTAAATATAATCCAATTAGTTGCTTGTCATAAACTCAATATAGATCTCTATGGAGTGGTTACATGTTGACACTGAAACTACAATCCCATGTGATCATACACAACAATATATTTAGAGGCTACCAGGACAAGTTATTGAAGCAGTATCCCTCTCTCAAGCGAGAAGACATTTCATGGAGTTTCTGAGCCTAAACAGAATAAAATGATTCACACTTGAATTCGTTCACCTCCATACATGCTGAAGCCTTGTAAGGACTACGAATTGCTGCATTGACCAGAGGAAGAAAATTAACAAAATCTATGGAGAACTCAACCCAAGTCAAGTTCTTTTATCTCTTTGGCTTCAAAGAGACATTTATCAACAAATCGGTCTATTTTACCTTGTCTCTTATCACATACCTTCTCATCATCACTGTGAATCTGACTCTGATCCTAACAATCATTCAGGAGAAAGGTCTCCATGAGCCCATGTATATCTTTCTGTGTAGTTTGTGTGTCAGTGGATTGTATGGAACTGCTGGTTTCTACCCCAAGTTGTTAATGGACCTTCAGTCAGATGTTCATGTGATATCTTATGGTGGATGTTTCACTCAAACCTATGTAATATACACATCTGTCATGTGTGAACTTTCTACTCTAACAGTGATGTCTTATGACAGGTATGTGGCAATATGCAGACCACTACTATACCATAACATTGTGACACCTTTAACTATTAGAAAGTTACTCTTATTGTCTTGGTGTTATCCTTTATTTATAGCACTCATAGCAGTTAGTTTAGCCGTCAGACTTCCTTTGTGTGGATCTCGCATTGATAAGATCTTCTGTGACATTCCGTCTATACTGAAACATGCATGTTTACCCATTACCATCAATCAGAATTTGAACAAATTTGCAGTAGTGGTTCATGTTTTACAGATACTTTTCATTGTATTCTCTTACTGTCAGATTGTAAGGACTTGTGTAAAGTCATCTAAGGGAAGGATTAAGTTCACACAGACATGTGTGCCACATTTAATATCAATGGTTATTTTCATCACAGTGACCCTGTTTGACACGTTGCAAGGGTGGAATAGTAGTGTAAATATTACGCTCAATATGCGTAATGCAATGGCTGTGCAATTCCTTGTTATACCACCTGTCTTTAACCCTGTCATATATGGACTTAACCTCCAGCAGATTCGAAGGGCCATTTTTAGAAAGTGTAATGCACATAAAATCATTAATATGAAACGTTAGTTACATGATCTTAAACAACAGGGAGTCTTCCTGATGTCAGAAGTCAACAAAAATAAAGGTCTAATCTGCCAAAACTGTTGCATGGTTAAATGGTGCTTAATTCCTAGATACCTATATCAAGGGGctcaactttggttttagaagtgtggTGACATAATCTGGCAGGGTTTTCTGGGGGTCTATTGCTACTTTCCTGCATTTCAATTGGTCGATCAAACGTAGTCTtttctttcgaccaatcgatttGTCAATTTTTAAACATGTAtatttccatatatagacacaccctgtGTACCAATTTATATACCATTTCTACCAATTTGCGCATCAGTTATGATACTCATATAAACATTTTTGTGGTAAGAGTTTCTTTTAATTTATAATAGTctttgtatctcaaaatcattgttgGTGGTTGATCTACATTCTACAATCTCAATATAAATGAAAATGATCAAATGTAAAGGCAACTTTACAACttttaacagacacatctcaacatcaactgttcagaggagacggcACGAAACAGGCcgtcatggtcaaattgctgcaaagaaaccattactaaaggacaccaataataaatagacttgcttgggcaaagaaacacgaacaatggacattagactggtggaaatatgtcctttggtctgatgagtccaaattttacaTTTTTGGGTCCAACCGACGTCtttttgtgagatgcagaattggtgaacagatgatctccgcatgtgtggttcccatcataaatcatggaggaggtgtgagggtgcgggggtgctttgctggtgacactgttgtgatttatttagaattcaaggcacacttaaccagcatggctatcacagcattctgcagcgttacgccatcccatctggtttgcgcttagtggggcggcaggtagcctagtggttagagtgttgaatccctgagctgacaaggtaaaaatctgtcattcttcccctgagcaaggcagttaacccactgtagcCTGGGCGCCGAAGATGTGTATGTCGATTAAGCCAGCCCCCCGCACGTctttgattcagaggggttgggttaaagacacatttcagttgaatacattcagttggagaactgactaggtatccccctttcctgtcatttgtttttctacaggagaatgacccaacacacctccaggctgagtaagggctatttgacgaaGAAGGAGcgtgatgagtgctgcatcagatgacctggcctccacaatcacccgaactcaacccaattgagatggtttgggatgagttggaccgcagattgaaggaaaagcagccaacatgtgctcagtatatgggaactcctttaagactgttggaaaagcattccaggggtAGCTGGTTGAGGTGATGGCAAACGTGTgtaaaactgtcatcaaggcaaagggcggcgactttgaagaatctaaaatatattttgatttgttcaacacttttttggttactacatgattccacagttgttatttcatagttttgatgtcttcactattattcttcaatgtaaaAAATTgtaagaataaagaaaaacccttgaatgagtaggtgtccaaacttttgactggtactgtagatattTTTTAATCTTCACAAATCTTAATTCAACTCAGAGTTACGGAGCGACCCGCAAAAATATTCAACTGAAttagttacatgattaatcaaaACAAAGTCATTTCAAAGAACAacttattattttcaatgacggcctacaccggccaaacccagacaacgctgtgCCAATTCCACGCCAcactatgagactcccaatcacagccggttgttaTACATCCTGGATTCGAAcatgggtgtctgtagtgacacctctagcactgagatgcagtgccttagaccactacgcCACTCGGGAGATTATGACATGAGATATGAGATCGAttccattcaaatcaaatcaaatgttatttgtcacatgagcctgaatacaacagctgtagtccttacagtgaaatgcttacttacaagcccttaaccaacaatgttgttaagaaaaatacctttaaaaaataaatgtaacaaatatttaaagaacagcagtaaaataacaatagctagGCTATATGCACAgggtcccggtacagagtcaatgtcaggggggcaccggttagtcgaggtaattaaggtaatatgtacacgtaGGTAGAGATATTGAAGTCACTATGCAtgatattaacagagagtagcagcagcgtgaaagggggggggggggcaatgcaaatagtattGGTAGCCATTTgcttagatgttcaggagtcttatggctttggggtggaagctgtttaaaagcctcttggacctagacttggcgctccggtacagcttgccgtggggtagcagagagggaacagtctatgactagggtggctggagtctttgacaattttttaggaccttcctctgacaccgcttggtatagatgtcctggatggcaggaagcttggccccagtgatgtacagggccgTATGTACTACAGCTCCACGGCTCCTGCTGAGTTGGCCgccatgcctggactgggcacctgCACAGAGGAAGACATCGGCCTTGGAGCGGAACtcgacgccgtgcctggactagGCACCGGcagagaggaaggctccggccttggagtgGGATTTGACGACGTGCCTGGATTGGGCaccggcacagaggaaggctcctgccacgGAGTTGAGTTGGCTGCCGTGCCTGGAATGGGCACCGGTGCAGAGGAAGACACCGGCCTTGAAGCTTGACttgacgccgtgcctggactgggcaccggcacagaggaaggctcctgccacgGAGTTGAGTTGGCCGCCGTGCCTGGaatgggcaccggcgcagaggaagccTCTGTTCTTGGAGCGGGACttgacaccgtgcctggactgggcatcggcacagaggaaggctctgaacttggagctggactggacgccatgcctaggcaccggcgcagaggaaggctccggccatggagctggactggacactgtgcctggactgggcactggCGCAGAGGGAGGCTCTTGCCCTGGAGTGGGACTGGACATCGTGCCTGGACTTGGCACCGGTgtagaggaaggctccggccatggagttggactggacaccgtgcctggactgggctcCTGCGCAGAGGGAGGCTCTTGCCCTGGACTGGGACTgcacaccgtgcctggactgggcaccggtgcAAAGGAGGGCTCCAGcctgtggaccgtcgcaggaggttccggactgtggaccgtcgccggaggttccggactgtggaccgtcgccggaggctctggactggggaccgtcgccagaCTGGGGAGGTGCACTGGATGGTGGGAGAGagcgcattctggagagagatatGCCTTGTGCGTCTGAGCCACAATCCCCATGTTCAAAGTATTTGCATTTCCATGAGCATAGTTATCAGCTGTATGTACGATTGTGAAGTCCTTTTCACGTTTTTATTTTTGTAACAAGCCAACATATCAGATTAGTCCACAAGGGACTTTTCATTTCCTTGTGTAGTAATCAATTTGTAAACTATCctgtttgtgtatatatataattccGTGTGATTATTTAGCTAATAAATAATCAAACCAATTTGTATGTCGCTGATTCATCATTTCCTA includes:
- the LOC135553388 gene encoding olfactory receptor 2G6-like → MENSTQVKFFYLFGFKETFINKSVYFTLSLITYLLIITVNLTLILTIIQEKGLHEPMYIFLCSLCVSGLYGTAGFYPKLLMDLQSDVHVISYGGCFTQTYVIYTSVMCELSTLTVMSYDRYVAICRPLLYHNIVTPLTIRKLLLLSWCYPLFIALIAVSLAVRLPLCGSRIDKIFCDIPSILKHACLPITINQNLNKFAVVVHVLQILFIVFSYCQIVRTCVKSSKGRIKFTQTCVPHLISMVIFITVTLFDTLQGWNSSVNITLNMRNAMAVQFLVIPPVFNPVIYGLNLQQIRRAIFRKYVLDGRKLGPSDVQGRMYYSSTAPAELAAMPGLGTCTEEDIGLGAELDAVPGLGTGREEGSGLGVGFDDVPGLGTGTEEGSCHGVELAAVPGMGTGAEEDTGLEA